CGATGCGGGCGGCGCCGTACCTCCCGCCCTCGACATGCTCCGCCAGCCCGACCCAGAATTGGCCGTCGTGATATACGGTCAGGGTGGACGACACGCTGATCTGCATGGTTGGTTCCTCCTTTATGTAGATGACCATGCAGAGAAGGGACAACCAAGGAGGCAGGTTACTGATGCGGACATCCGCACGCCCACGACTACCCGACGGGGACTGTGTTTTCATCTCTGATGGCCGCATTGTAGCACGCGCGGATTCACGATGTTGATTGCCGGCGCCTAGACGGAGATGAAGGCGGTTCGATCTAGGTCAAGCCGGTCGCTCGTTCATGAAGCGGCCGATTCCCTGAAAATAAAAGGCGCCCACGAGGACACCTACAGGCTATCTTCGAACTACTTGGTTGGGGCAGACGGAGGAAAAAAATAGGGCAGAGTCGCTCTCACGATCCCGCCCCGCAAACCCGAGGGTTTCTAACTGGCTCCATTATTCCGGGCTTCTCAGTTCTGTCATTGACCCAGGTATCATCCGTCTCCTATAGCGAGTGAATATAAAAATAGGGCAGAGTCGCTTGCGCAAGTCCGCCCCTAAAACCGTGAAGGTTTTGCTATCTGCAGGCTATTCTACCAACCCGAGCGATTCTGTCAACCTGCGAAGGAACTCGAGCGCGGAGCGAGCTGCGGCGTCGGGCCCCTTGTCGGGCAGCGCCTCGGTTTCGCCGTCGGCCCTGGCGAACATCTCGGCGAGCTCGGATGCGGCGCGCGAGCGCGAGGAGCCCTCGGGTACCAAGCCGGAGTGCGCCACGAGCACGGTCGCGACCTCCTGCATGGCCGTATTCCCCATCCACTTCCTCCTGGTCGCCTTGGGAATCCCCACGGCGGCGACCCTTCGGGAGACGCCGCTGGACGCCGAGCCCCGGGCGGCGCCCCTCTCGGCGAAGCAGTTGATCAGGCACGAGCCGTGCGCGGCGCAGTTGCGGACGGACTTCACGCGCTTGAGGTCGTAGTGGGAGGCCTCGAGGCGCCTGTCGCCCCATCGCCTGGCGCAGAAGCGCACGAAGTCGATGAGGGTGCCGAACGAGGTGAGCTCAAGGAAGGCCCAGGCAGGCATGTCGCCGGAGTACTTCGCGTAGAGGCTCGAGCTGTAGGGGCTGCGGCCGCTCATCTTGAGCTCGCGCAGGCGGTACTCCCTGTTTGCAGTGGTAAGCGATGCCATGTAGTCGGCCACGATGGCGTAGCCGTCCTCTCCACGGTCCTCCATCTCGCGAAGCAGTGTCACCTTCTGGAAATGCTCGATGTCGAGCGTCATGCCGAGCAGGGCGTGGCGCAGCTCCTGGTCGAGCGCCGCGAGCAGGCGCAGCTGGCCGAAGTCGAGGTCTACGTAGCGGCCGTTGCGCGGGCCTCCCTCGTATTTCGAGAAGAGTTTGCGGTAGGATGCGAGCTTGAAGAAGTTGCACTTGTCGCGCAGGTAGTCCGCGGCCTCTTCCTCGGAACACAGTTCGAAGGCTACGCCCTTCTGCTTGAGGTGCTCTATCTGCTGCTCGATCGTGAGGATCGGCTTCCTATCGTGGGGTTCGGCCATGCTCGGTCTCCTGTCATTGATTTGAGAATCCTATTCTACCAGCATGTTTGCCCTGAATCCTGAAGGCCCGTTCGCCAACTCATAAGCAAGCCACCTGAGACTACTCACTTTGTTCACGAATGGCGAAGACCTGCGACCTGGGGTTTTGCAAATGGCGCGCAAGCCACCCGCGTTAATTCACTTGCGATTGCAGCTGGCGGCTTGCGGGCAAAAGGGCGGTTGAGTTTCAAAACGGGCGTTTTCGGCGCCATCGAGCCTCCAAAGGCGA
The DNA window shown above is from Collinsella aerofaciens and carries:
- a CDS encoding Abi family protein, whose protein sequence is MAEPHDRKPILTIEQQIEHLKQKGVAFELCSEEEAADYLRDKCNFFKLASYRKLFSKYEGGPRNGRYVDLDFGQLRLLAALDQELRHALLGMTLDIEHFQKVTLLREMEDRGEDGYAIVADYMASLTTANREYRLRELKMSGRSPYSSSLYAKYSGDMPAWAFLELTSFGTLIDFVRFCARRWGDRRLEASHYDLKRVKSVRNCAAHGSCLINCFAERGAARGSASSGVSRRVAAVGIPKATRRKWMGNTAMQEVATVLVAHSGLVPEGSSRSRAASELAEMFARADGETEALPDKGPDAAARSALEFLRRLTESLGLVE